From a single Salinirussus salinus genomic region:
- a CDS encoding DUF7536 family protein produces MSDNETGPGRLLEALHLRRNALVGFAVGIAVTAAVFTFFVVLPGATTQSPVYYAALAFVLAMAVGGLATVLLLAYRAYRLSRELS; encoded by the coding sequence GTGAGCGACAACGAGACGGGCCCGGGTCGGCTGCTCGAGGCGCTTCACCTCCGCCGGAACGCGCTCGTGGGCTTTGCCGTCGGTATCGCCGTCACCGCCGCCGTCTTCACCTTCTTCGTCGTGTTGCCCGGCGCGACGACCCAGTCGCCGGTCTACTACGCGGCGCTGGCCTTCGTGCTGGCGATGGCCGTCGGCGGGCTGGCGACGGTCCTGCTTCTGGCCTACCGGGCCTACCGGCTCTCCCGCGAGCTATCGTAG